In a single window of the Plasmodium vivax scf_3652 genomic scaffold, whole genome shotgun sequence genome:
- a CDS encoding variable surface protein Vir12, truncated (encoded by transcript PVX_134260A) produces MDALTREEWDRLSKDSHLNKKYEEFEKNVRDSSTISNVCDSLNITYTKITKELCNKVAANLKYVYDIKEEDKKKNTCXLYKYWTYDQMWKFLGNNKDPNHVKSV; encoded by the exons AGAATGG GATCGTCTTTCAAAGGATTCYcatttaaataaaaaatatgaagaatttgaaaaaaatgtaagggATAGTAGTACAATCAGTAATGTGTGCGATTCATTAAATATCACTTATACTAAGATTACGAAAGAACTTTGTAATAAAGTAGCCGCAAATTTAAAGTATGTATATGACATAAAGGaagaggacaaaaaaaaaaatacttgtCKRCTATACAAATACTGGACATATGATCAAATGTGGAAATTTCTTGGAAATAATAAGGATCCTAATCATGTAAAAAGTGTTA